A window from Triticum aestivum cultivar Chinese Spring chromosome 6D, IWGSC CS RefSeq v2.1, whole genome shotgun sequence encodes these proteins:
- the LOC123146088 gene encoding bidirectional sugar transporter SWEET13 produces the protein MAGLSLEHPWAFAFGLLGNIISFTSLLAPIPTFYRIFKSKSTEGFQSVPYVVALFSAMLWIFYALVKTGEGLLISINAAGCVIETVYIVMYLVYAPRKAKIFTAKIVVLLNVAGFGLILLLTLFAFHGETRVISLGWICVGFSVCVFVAPLSIIGRVIKTKSVEYMPFSLSLTLTLSAVVWFLYGLLIKDKYVALPNILGFTFGMIQMVLYMFYMNATPVVSDLKEGKEGLKMSAEEHVVVINVGKSEKSSGAVVRPVTEMVKAVPAAPGQQVMALDSARSVDVV, from the exons ATGGCTGGCCTATCCCTAGAGCACCCTTGGGCATTCGCCTTCGGCCTCCTAG GCAACATCATCTCTTTCACAAGCCTCCTGGCCCCCAT ACCAACATTCTACCGGATCTTCAAGAGCAAATCCACGGAGGGGTTCCAGTCGGTGCCCTACGTCGTGGCCCTGTTCAGCGCGATGCTGTGGATCTTCTACGCACTTGTCAAGACCGGTGAGGGCCTCCTCATCAGCATCAATGCTGCCGGCTGCGTCATCGAGACAGTCTACATCGTCATGTACCTCGTCTACGCCCCCAGGAAGGCCAAGATTTTCACAGCCAAGATCGTCGTCCTCCTCAACGTCGCCGGCTTCGggctcatcctcctcctcaccctcttcGCCTTCCACGGCGAGACACGCGTCATCTCGCTCGGCTGGATCTGCGTCGGCTTCTCCGTCTGCGTCTTCGTTGCCCCACTCAGCATCATC GGACGAGTCATCAAGACCAAGAGTGTGGAGTACAtgcccttctccctctccctcacgcTCACCCTCAGCGCCGTCGTCTGGTTCCTCTACGGCCTGCTCATCAAGGACAAATACGTGGCG CTCCCAAACATCCTTGGCTTCACCTTCGGGATGATCCAGATGGTCCTCTACATGTTCTACATGAACGCAACGCCGGTGGTGAGCGATCTGAAGGAGGGGAAAGAGGGGCTGAAGATGTCGGCGGAGGAGCACGTGGTGGTGATCAACGTTGGCAAGAGCGAAAAGAGCTCTGGCGCCGTGGTTCGCCCGGTCACCGAGATGGTCAAAGCCGTCCCGGCGGCGCCGGGGCAACAAGTGATGGCGCTGGACTCTGCCCGCTCTGTCGATGTGGTGTAA